In Pyxidicoccus trucidator, a genomic segment contains:
- a CDS encoding CotH kinase family protein, producing MNHARLLICLPLLGLWACGAGTDTPNVEQPPPPVGESPQVTPPEEERPPPVPEPDPDPQPQPDPDPQPEPPPPPPPPPVPEVERPFKLPPVQTSVPEYELIIPEEAMRKFEADVWTPEQDAVFKANGTTYKIKVRLRGASARYFEKKSWNVNFEDKVRFEGRTSLNLVAEYADATLLAEKISYDLLEAMRVPASKAKFVRLKLNGAYEGVFLEIEQVNKAFLKAHDFADDDADIYRCGWKDCEFKTWKVPYQGKWLKKTNESQPDDKLWTMMGVINHTPEPQLVAALEMSFQLEHYLRSMVLDVLMSNNYVEDSESYFIYDRATAKWSYVPWDLNNVDARWWYPISVEDMRTYSANMRHPLFNFTITDASVEKMYLQRKNETASYPGYLPVFSNLGTRVVLHPVLRERLEARLDKAMDELFSTAVMGPYIDSLHKLIDPHMAADPYMSYERFAAGRDYLKRYVKERRAFILGELERYSKQKPTLVFEAFDPREGWVEVGNRTSATLSLKGMVLTTNLRVSLAQSDHAPTQVSNPTGAVLPDVTVAPGERVRLDIAELGIHLPANGELGLFNGTSVVGVKDLLFYGELPSGKRYERGTKGWEVK from the coding sequence ATGAATCACGCACGACTGCTGATCTGCCTTCCGTTGCTGGGCCTGTGGGCCTGTGGGGCCGGGACGGACACTCCGAACGTCGAGCAACCTCCGCCTCCCGTGGGCGAGTCTCCGCAGGTGACGCCACCCGAGGAGGAGCGTCCACCGCCCGTCCCCGAGCCGGACCCGGACCCTCAGCCCCAGCCGGACCCGGACCCTCAGCCCGAGCCACCGCCGCCGCCTCCTCCTCCTCCGGTGCCCGAGGTGGAGCGGCCCTTCAAGCTGCCGCCGGTGCAGACCTCCGTGCCGGAGTACGAGCTCATCATCCCCGAGGAGGCGATGCGGAAGTTCGAGGCCGACGTGTGGACGCCGGAGCAGGACGCCGTCTTCAAGGCGAATGGGACGACGTACAAGATAAAGGTGCGGCTGCGCGGGGCCTCCGCGCGCTACTTCGAGAAGAAGAGCTGGAATGTGAATTTCGAGGACAAGGTGCGCTTCGAGGGGCGCACCTCGCTCAACCTCGTGGCCGAGTACGCGGACGCCACCCTGCTGGCGGAGAAGATTTCGTATGACCTGCTGGAGGCCATGCGCGTGCCCGCGTCGAAGGCGAAGTTCGTGCGGCTGAAGCTCAATGGCGCATACGAGGGCGTGTTCCTGGAAATCGAGCAGGTGAACAAGGCCTTCCTCAAGGCGCACGACTTCGCGGACGACGACGCCGACATCTACCGGTGCGGCTGGAAGGACTGCGAGTTCAAGACGTGGAAGGTGCCCTACCAGGGCAAGTGGCTGAAGAAGACGAACGAGTCGCAGCCGGACGACAAGCTCTGGACGATGATGGGCGTCATCAACCACACGCCGGAGCCGCAGCTGGTGGCCGCGCTGGAGATGAGCTTCCAGCTGGAGCACTACCTGCGCTCCATGGTGCTGGACGTGCTGATGTCCAACAACTACGTGGAGGACTCGGAGAGCTACTTCATCTACGACCGCGCGACGGCGAAGTGGTCCTACGTGCCCTGGGACCTCAACAACGTGGACGCGCGCTGGTGGTACCCCATCTCCGTGGAGGACATGCGGACGTACAGCGCCAACATGCGCCACCCGCTGTTCAACTTCACGATTACCGACGCGTCCGTGGAGAAGATGTACCTGCAGCGAAAGAACGAGACGGCGTCCTACCCGGGCTACCTGCCGGTGTTCTCCAACCTGGGCACGCGCGTGGTGCTGCACCCCGTGCTGCGGGAGCGGCTGGAGGCGCGGCTGGACAAGGCGATGGACGAGCTGTTCTCCACCGCGGTGATGGGCCCGTACATCGACTCGCTGCACAAGCTCATCGACCCGCACATGGCCGCGGACCCGTACATGAGCTACGAGCGCTTCGCGGCGGGCCGCGACTACCTGAAGCGGTACGTCAAGGAGCGCCGCGCCTTCATCCTCGGGGAGCTGGAGCGGTACTCGAAGCAGAAGCCCACGCTGGTGTTCGAGGCGTTCGACCCGCGCGAGGGCTGGGTGGAGGTGGGCAACCGGACGTCGGCGACGCTGTCGCTGAAGGGCATGGTGCTGACCACCAACCTGCGGGTGAGCCTGGCGCAGAGCGACCACGCGCCCACGCAGGTGAGCAACCCCACGGGCGCGGTGCTGCCCGACGTGACGGTGGCCCCGGGCGAGCGCGTGCGCCTCGATATCGCGGAGCTGGGAATCCACCTGCCCGCCAACGGCGAGCTTGGCCTGTTCAACGGCACGTCCGTGGTGGGGGTGAAGGACCTCCTCTTCTACGGGGAGCTGCCGTCGGGCAAGCGCTACGAGCGCGGGACGAAGGGCTGGGAGGTGAAGTAG
- a CDS encoding thiol-disulfide oxidoreductase DCC family protein: MGETKQDSAVVLFDGVCNLCNGAVNFIIDRDPSAQIRFAALQSAQAAALLAPLGRVPEAEPQSFILVENGRVYMRSSAALRIARKLPGAWKLFYAFVVVPTPIRDVVYRFIARNRYRWFGKAEACRMPTPELHARFL, from the coding sequence ATGGGCGAGACGAAGCAGGACTCGGCGGTGGTGCTGTTCGACGGCGTCTGCAATCTCTGCAATGGCGCTGTGAATTTCATCATCGACCGGGACCCGTCGGCGCAAATCCGCTTCGCGGCGCTCCAGTCCGCCCAGGCCGCGGCGCTGCTCGCGCCCCTGGGCCGCGTGCCCGAGGCCGAGCCCCAGAGCTTCATCCTCGTGGAGAATGGACGCGTCTATATGCGCTCCAGCGCGGCCCTGCGCATCGCACGGAAGCTGCCCGGCGCGTGGAAGCTGTTCTACGCCTTCGTCGTGGTGCCCACGCCCATCCGCGACGTCGTCTACCGCTTCATCGCGCGCAACCGCTACCGCTGGTTCGGCAAGGCGGAGGCGTGCCGCATGCCCACGCCAGAGTTGCACGCGCGATTTCTCTGA